From the genome of Sporohalobacter salinus, one region includes:
- a CDS encoding cysteine desulfurase family protein, which yields MDKVYLDNSATTKPKSEVIEAMMKPLTTTYGNPSSLHSMGEEAEKLIKQARRNLARIIRADGREIIFTSGGTEANNLAIHGTLDTLKRYGNHIITTKVEHSSVLTTLEELEKEGWEVTYLEVDETGKLDLQQLQKVISEDTVLVSIMHVNSEVGTIQPIAEVKEIINKYKDSKLYLHVDGVQALGKIELDVSNSQIDLLSLSSHKIHGPKGVGGLYISEDIRLKPQFSGGGQEMGYRGGTENVPGIVGFGQAAELISGNIKQATDYMQKLKKRLAQGIINNLNGVQINGPELKEGVAHILNLSFRGLKGEVLIHALEDKNVYASTGSACSSQNSDLSHVLQAMGIDDEAMEGAVRFSLSSENTEEEIDYVIDVLTDIVPQLRKIIG from the coding sequence ATGGATAAAGTTTATCTTGATAATAGTGCAACTACTAAACCAAAATCTGAAGTTATTGAGGCAATGATGAAACCTTTAACAACTACTTATGGGAATCCTTCTTCGCTTCACAGTATGGGAGAAGAAGCAGAAAAATTAATTAAGCAGGCAAGAAGGAACTTAGCTAGAATTATTAGAGCTGATGGTCGTGAAATCATATTTACTTCTGGCGGTACTGAAGCTAATAATTTAGCTATTCATGGAACATTGGATACTTTAAAACGGTATGGAAATCATATTATTACTACTAAAGTTGAACATTCTTCAGTTTTGACTACATTAGAAGAATTGGAAAAAGAAGGATGGGAAGTAACTTATCTTGAAGTCGATGAAACAGGTAAGTTAGATCTTCAACAGTTACAAAAAGTAATCTCTGAAGATACAGTTTTAGTCAGTATTATGCATGTTAATAGTGAAGTAGGAACAATTCAGCCGATTGCTGAAGTGAAAGAGATCATAAATAAGTATAAAGATAGTAAGTTATATCTGCATGTTGATGGAGTTCAAGCTTTAGGTAAGATAGAGTTGGATGTTAGCAATTCTCAGATAGATTTATTATCTTTAAGCAGTCATAAGATTCATGGCCCTAAGGGAGTTGGTGGACTATATATCAGTGAAGATATAAGATTAAAGCCTCAGTTTAGCGGTGGAGGCCAAGAAATGGGGTATAGAGGCGGAACTGAAAATGTACCTGGAATTGTTGGTTTTGGTCAGGCAGCTGAGTTAATTTCTGGAAATATCAAACAGGCTACTGATTATATGCAGAAGTTGAAGAAGCGATTAGCTCAGGGAATTATTAATAATTTAAACGGAGTTCAGATAAATGGACCAGAGCTTAAAGAGGGAGTTGCACATATATTGAATTTATCTTTTAGAGGACTTAAGGGAGAAGTATTAATCCACGCTTTAGAAGATAAGAATGTCTATGCTTCTACTGGTTCAGCATGTTCATCGCAAAATTCTGATTTGAGTCATGTATTACAAGCTATGGGAATTGATGATGAGGCTATGGAAGGAGCTGTACGTTTTAGCTTATCTTCGGAAAATACTGAAGAAGAAATAGATTATGTTATTGATGTACTAACAGATATAGTACCACAGTTAAGAAAGATTATTGGTTAG
- a CDS encoding MTH1187 family thiamine-binding protein gives MAIVEVTVVPLGTEDASLSKYVAGCHQILANEEAIEYQLTPMGTIIEGELDTIFDVVKKLHEVPFDKGAVRVSTSIKIDDRRDKEANMEQKIDSVESKLD, from the coding sequence ATGGCTATTGTAGAGGTAACAGTAGTTCCATTAGGAACAGAAGATGCCAGTTTAAGTAAATATGTTGCCGGTTGTCATCAGATATTAGCTAATGAAGAGGCAATTGAGTATCAATTAACGCCGATGGGAACGATTATCGAGGGAGAATTGGATACTATTTTTGATGTGGTTAAGAAGTTACATGAAGTTCCTTTTGATAAGGGAGCTGTGCGTGTTTCTACTTCAATTAAGATTGATGATCGTCGGGATAAAGAAGCTAACATGGAACAGAAGATAGATTCAGTTGAAAGCAAGTTAGATTAA